The nucleotide sequence GATTACTAACAAAAATTACTGAATTAACATATTAATTTATAAGCAATGTTAGGGGATCAATAAATTTTGTAAttagtagccatcaaatagccatcaataataatttaatggtgtaaaattggtgtgagatttcatctaatggctcACCTTTCtcttgctggttacatgctggccaaaattcaataaaattgctgCCCTTAAACATTTTCTTAATTTATACATGTGTCTGTAATAAGTGTTCACATATACAAAGAGAACAAAAGTCTCTAGTCATTTAATAAAAAACATTGTCATATGGTGTCTTCTGAGATCGAAAGTCCCGTTCTTCATCCTTGAAACTTTATGTTAAAACCCTAGTTCATCATATGCTCGAATCGAAGCCTCTAGGTTCAGTTGTAATGACGCCAAGCAAAGGAACTTCATCTTCTTCAAATCGCCATGGAGGGAGATACCGTGGCTCTAATGGCAGCAGTAGTCTCGAACATGGTGACATGAGCAGCCTAGACAAACTTGAAATGTCAACACCCAAAATACTTATGTGGTTTACAAATTACTCCGTATTAAATTTACAAATTACAAGAGAGTAAAATACAGACATTTCTAATGAAAGACGAAAAATTACTCATGAAAAAACACAAATTCATCGTAATAATTAATTTCAGCTGATACTATAGTAGAttactaaataaatttattataaaatttattaaaaataaatttatatttgaatttcaaatatgttttaattcaattttaaatattttttattttttaaaatttcaacttTTTCTTGTGTTGAATATTAATTAAATATCAACAATTNNNNNNNNNNNNNNNNNNNNNNNNNNNNNNNNNNNNNNNNNNNNNNNNNNNNNNNNNNNNNNNNNNNNNNNNNNNNNNNNNNNNNNNNNNNNNNNNNNNNNNNNNNNNNNNNNNNNNNNNNNNNNNNNNNNNNNNNNNNNNNNNNNNNNNNNNNNNNNNNNNNNNNNNNNNNNNNNNNNNNNNNNNNNNNNNNNNNNNNNNNNNNNNNNNNNNNNNNNNNNNNNNNNNNNNNNNNNNNNNNNNNNNNNNNNNNNNNNNNNNNNNNNNNNNNNNNNNNNNNNNNNNNNNNNNNNNNNNNNNNNNNNNNNNNNNNNNNNNNNNNNNNNNNNNNNNNNNNNNNNNNNNNNNNNNNNNNNNNNNNNNNNNNNNNNNNNNNNNNNNNNNNNNNNNNNNNNNNNNNNNNNNNNNNNNNNNNNNNNNNNNNNNNNNNNNNNNNNNNNNNNNNNNNNNNNNNNNNNNNNNNNNTATTAATTAAATATAGACAATTTTttcaatctaaaatttaaaatacataaaataattttaaaaaaataagttaatattagttaaataagagatattatttatatttaaaaaaatctaaCGATTGTGTATGTTATGTGTCAGCTATAGGAGCTTATCATAATTATGAAAGGACACATGTTACCACATTTCATGCACTCTCTACTACGTGTTCTTCCTTCCTCTCACCGCCTCAACCTCTGAATAAGTAATCCATAACATGCattctttctttgtttgtttCTGTTCTTCCCTCGTGAACAAACACTGCACTTATCAAAAAATAGTCCAGCAAAAACAATCAACCTAAATAAAATCTTTATAATAAGTCTTTGATTCTATCACACATATATAGCTTGCTACCCTTCTTGATTAGATATACGCAaacaaacaagaagaaaaagctaAGGCTGGTGTACGTGTATGTGTGTGTAATCATTATTATTACAATAACTTCTTCTAAGTTTGAgaagaaagcaaataataatgataaataaTTTGTTGGTTAATTTTGCTCATGAACACAAGAAAGTGGTCCCAATATCACTGTTTGTTGCTGTTCTGTGCCTTTGCTTGGTCATTGGTCACTTGCTTGAAGAAAATCGATGGGTTAATGAGTCCATTGTAGCCATTTTACTTGTAAGCAAGCCACTTTCACTTCATCTCTGTTATTTCAATCTTCtacttttgttctatattttgttatatgtatgcatgcaacaTTTGTTGTTGTTAAAATCAATGAATATAACAAGCAAATGAAAAAACTACTGAATTTTGGGAGAAGTCTGATAAGAAATTAATCAGTAGTATGTGATGATGATCCTATATCATCTTATTTATTTACAAAACTAGTGCAAAGAAGAATGATTAATCACTATTTTATTTTCCCACTGAATTATGCATGTCATTACAAATTTAcaagaacaagaaataaaaaattaatttgttctATTTAGTGTCTGTAACATTCTCCTTGGTAGGGATGCATAGCTGGAAGCATACTCTTATTAGTCACCAAAGGAAAAAGTTCCCACATTCTTACCTTTGATGAAGAACTCTTCTTTATATATCTCCTTCCTCCCATAATCTTCAATGCTGGGTAAAATAAACTTctctctgttctctttaatttcttgtatatatattatatgatGAAACTCACATGCAGGTGGTGTCTTcaggtgaagttgatagttgatagTTGAGTTATTAATTATCAATTATCAACTTCGTATGAATTGCATGTGAGTTTTTACCATATTATATAGCACTTGATTAATTTCTTTGCTGCCAAAAGTTTTGATGTTTTGATCTTTCCCTTCAAACAGATTCCAGGTGAAAAAGAAACAATTCTTCCATAACTTCTTAACCATCATGATGTTTGGAGTGATTGGTGTTTTTATTTCGACTTCTATTATTACGGGCGGTAATGCAAATCTCTTAACTTTTTCTGTGAAATCTATAATAGCATTAGTATATTGGATCACCATGAAATTTTGTTTTGAAACTCACCTTCAAATGTTTTGTATTTGGTCCACCTAGGCAGTTGGTGGCTGTTTCCTAAGTTGAACTTCCTCGGCTTGAGTGCGCGGGATTACCTCGGTGAGATTGGTAAactgagaattagagctttattttcttattttaccatttttttttaattttagagaagttTTTCTATGTTTAAATGTGCCTCTAATAAGTAATAATATGTCCGGTAATGTTAGGGgaaaaaaaaaacagccagaacttattttatttagaattaaTGAATGATAAATAAAGTAAGTTCTGATTGctttttggctaattttctttggttaccaaatattttcgaATATGCCTAACATTTAACAAGGAAAATTGGTCTTTTTGGGCGCTTTAATTAACGACTTAAAAAGAGATTAAGTCTAATtggttttatttttatctttttttcttacttttaatattttttatttttaaaatttcatgAAGAAAATTGATTTCACTATTTTTCTTCACGTAAACTGAAGataaaatagaaaatgaaaataaaaagcaGTCGGTTTGGTTCAATTTTTATTATAGGTGTTGTGTATATTGACACATTTGTTTGTAGGATATAAGATGCCTGTTATTGTTCCTTTAATCCTTATTATCATATTGtaatgataattaattattgGCTCaccttaatttaatttaattgaattCAGCTATAGGAACAATTTTCTCATCAACAGACACAGTTTGTACACTGCAGGTTGGTTGAAATAACCCCCCAAGTTGGGGTCAAATGAACATTAATAAAAAGGACTAAAATGCAAATAGAGTGAAGTTAGAAAGTTGGTTGTGTTGTAGGTGCTGCATCAAGATGAAACTCCTTTACTATACAGCCTAGTGTTTGGGGAAGGAGTGGTAAATGATGCAACATCAGTTGTTCTCTTCAATGCTGTTCAAAAGCTTGATGTTTCCAGACTCAGTGGCAGGGCATTCCGCGTTCTCGGAGATTTCTTGTATCTCTTCTCATCAAGCACTGCTCTTGGAGTATTAGTAAGTTTCGGATGTTAATAAAATAGTTATATGATGACATGTAACATAATCATTTTGCAATGTGTTACTGTTTAATTAGCAGCAGAACCAATTTGTTTACTAATTTGAAACGTTTAACTTTGAGTATCAATTTGGTGAATACGTGATCTTTAAGGGGCATTTTGACTAATAATCCTAATAAGTTTTAGAAATGTGATTTCATACTATACAAAACTTAAGTGAGATTTAAAAAATTGAGTAAAGTTTGAGACTAGCAATTTTTATTTATGCTGATCAGCATTGTATATACTTTAGCACTATAagatagcgtttgttttgagatatTGGGACGGAAACTGTGAGACTGGGACTCAATATCATATTTGTTGGCCCTggtattaaaatttcagtttctgttttcaaaattttagtatttcagtacttTCAGGATATTGAAATTTTTGGAGATggaactgaaactttaataacattttatacctaaaatactacTCTATTAGAGCTTTATCTTTATTTCAGTCTCAGTCTTCCACTTTACAACAAATACAATATTGAGACTTATTTTAGTTTCTATCTCTCAATCTCAGTCTCTCAGCTCCGTCTCTCTTCCAAACGCTAACTAAGTATATTGGACTTTCTTTTGACATCAGTAAGTTTGTTGGCTAACTGCGGTAAAAAAAACATTGCTAGAGAAAGTCTTGTATGAAAATTACACTTTACAAAATTAATTAGGAGAGTCCATTTTCATTTCTGGTAAGtttcattttttattaaactAGCTTAGTAGCTTTTACATGTACTTAATAGTTTTGATGGACAAATTAAATAATCGGATTATTCCACAGACCGGACTTCTCACAGCATATATCTTGAAAGGCTTAAGTTTTGGaaggtatgtatgtatgtatgtatgtatgttttaCAAGAATGGTGTGAGATTGGAATATCAAAGTTCAGTGATTGCATACACAATAAATTTGCCTCTGCATATGCCTGCAGACATTCAAGTGTTCGCGAAATTTCATTGATGATGTTAATGGCATACCTATCTTACATGTTGGCCGAGGTATTTGAAGTTCATGCAATGCTATTATTGTTTTCTGTAGAATAATATATGCAGGCCATTTACCTTAGgcattaaattaaattatcttaTAATTAATCTATTAGAGTGAAAGATAGTACAGAGCAGAATTGAAGTACACATTTAATTTCTTCTTTATGTTGGTTCATCACTATAGACAATAAACATTAAAACAACTATAGCTCAATGTTTTAAAGAATTCATAAAGTTGactattttagaatttttagcaCTCAACTCGACTGGTTTGACCAAATTTGACCAGATCATTATACATTGCATAGATATAAACATAGgtatagaaaaataaattaaaaaggaaaaaatatgTTGGTTACAAAGTGTATCCATATTATATGGATATAGAGTAGAATTAAAGTATACTAAATtgagccaatgagttatagctcaaatggcatagtctccccatactcaattaagaggttgcgggttcaagtctcatatctttggtaaaaaaaaaaagtatactaaattgtgtataaatatatttatttaacttattttcaatgtgtattttgtattccaaatatgtattttatactagtggctgattttagtatatatCTAATACGATTAGAATAAAATAGATGTAACAATAATTTTCTCCTCATTTGATTTTTCCTGCTTTTTTCTTTTGGAGTGAGAGATATTTTAACAAAaccttgtattttttattttttggttacaTTCGTGGCAATGAGATTCTTTTGACCTGCATACCAATCTAGTTTCATAGTGTAGATACAGTGAACTTGGGagtgattttcttttattaacatCCATGTTATTATTATAACTCATAGGTAATGTTAGAGAAACAGTATTTAAAGTTAGAATATATAACATAACATTCATAATTTCATATACATAACATCAGTAATTAAATCTAAAATTGCACAATATTCTAGCGATAATTAATGAATgataattaatgaatgctaaataaggtaacTTTTGGCTAATTGGGCCGATTTTTTATTGTTCCCTAAACATTAATTGTAATTCTATTAACTTCTTATGCAGCTACTTGAATTAAGTGGAATCCTCACTGTTTTCTTTTGTGGGATACTAATGTCACATTATGCATGGCATAACGTAACTGAAATTTCAAGAATCACAACCAGGTATCAATTAATCATTTCAAGATTCAGAGCCTTCAAGTATACAGATTCAATACATGTGTTCCTCTCCTATACAGGCATGTGTTTGCGACAATATCGTTTATTGCAGAAACTTTCATATTTCTTTACGTGGGAATGGATGCACTTGACATTGAAAAGTGGAGGATGACCAAATTAAGGTGCTAGTCCCTAAGAAAATGCTTTTTTTCTTTGGTTAATTTAGATATTGAGTAGATATTGCATGAATTAGATCATGTGATAATATTATATAGTATATTGCTTCAATTAAATTTCACACTCCTTTTTTTGTCAAAATAAATAAACCACATAGGCACATACTAATGATGATTCTCTTACTGCAGTTCCGGAAGTTTGATGGGAATTTACGGTTGCTTAATCTTACTGATATTAGTTGGGCGTGCTGCATTCGTCTTCCCGCTCTCGGCTTTTGCCAATTCCATGATGAGTAGGCGCGCCGGGAGCGGGTCAAGTATCACATTCAAACATCAGGTCATTTAACTAACATGTTTAGTATATTGTTTCCAATTTCTCATGATGTTCTAGTTAAAGGattatttgttattttcttaATCTTGGTTATTCCAGATAATTATTTGGTGGGCTGGTCTAATGAGGGGAGCAGTCTCAATTGCTCTTGCTTTCAAACAGGTACATACATGCatgaaattttaataaattttgacattataattaaaaagaaattgttGTCCAATGACCAAGAATACAATTGGATTATTGTCTCCTTTTTATTTATGCAGTTCACATTCTCTGGTGTTACCTCTGATCCCGTGAATGCAACTATGATTACcaacaccattattgttgttcttTTCACCACATTAGTAAGTTGACTATTACTCTATTTAATAGTAAATCTTTTTCAACGCTGTTGAATAGAATTGTTTGTTCATGTgcatattttctaattattttaggtGTACACAAAAGACCAGTCACAAAATCAGTCATCCGTATAGAGTATATATTGGAAtataaaataacattaaaaatgagttaaacaacacatatatttatacataaattgaTTTGATGATTGATTTTTTGTATGCATATAACATTCTACGTTAACACACGACCATAGATTGTTCATATTTCGGCAAATTCGACGATCATTTAGAAGGTACCACAGAATTTCCCCAAATGATTTAGAGAATTGATATTTTGATAATATCCTTGCAGGTGTTTGGTTTTCTAACAAAACCACTGATTAGATATATGCTTCCCCACAACAATGGAACAAGAAGAAACACAAACCATGAAGCAGGAGGGACACCTGGTGAGGACTTGAACTTGCCTTTGTTGTCTTTTGAAGAGTCAGCAGCAACAAACATAAGCCGTGCAAAGGAAAGTCTTTCCATGTTCATAGGGTCTCCAGTATACACCATACATCACTATTGGAGAAAGTTTGATGATGCATACATGAGGCCTCTCTTTGGTGGACCTCACCATAACAGGTCGCGGTGCTAGTCAAATACTATgtcatatataaaataatttagtcaaatatattaaattatttaataattttcagttattattttatgtCCCTGCATGAACAGTCCTTTAAAGCAATGAAACTAGTGAGCATCTTTAACATTGATTTTCATTTGAGAAAtgaatatattaatttaaaattagtatTATCACCCCTTTTTTTAAACAGAGATCAAGCCAAATGTAGAAGCCAACTTCTTATTGTTGTACAATAAAATAACCTTGTTTAATTTCATGTTCTTTAACATCTCTCCCATAACCTTTTTTATATCATTGGATGTGAAAGTATCTTCAACTACCAAAACATGCACTTTCTTGTCTATCCCAATGTAACTACGACCATGTGTAGTTGTCACTTTCCTTTCGAGGATCAGATGGCATCCTAAAATCTAAACTGAGAAATCTAATTCTAATGAGTTtatggttgattttttttttgtttaagttAAAAGCGAGATTCGAATTCGAGAATTTTAGATGGGAAGACCGAATTTTAGATGGGAAGACTATGTTATATGTTATTTATGTTATATGTTATTTGAATTATAGTTCATTGATAATTTATAATTGATTTTAATAAAGTAAAATTTTTAAACATAATAAAGTTCAGTTTAATATAAATCGAGTTTAATATAAATCGAGCTGAATTTCATGTGTTTTGAGTGTTTCGACTAATTTATTCTTATTATAGTGatacttaaatttttttatattgtgtTTGACATATTTTATGTCAGTAATTttacttaattaattacttaattttatttattcGGCAAAACTGgaaaatcaattaattattttctagtaaaatttttttatctattattaACTTAAATATATTAATACTCTTACTACTACATTGTTTAGTCTACTTATGCATGCTACATAAGATTTTACTACTCTTTATTTCTTAATATTTCATACCAATTAACGAAAACTCCTTTAGGTAAGTTTAAATTtgtcatatttttttattaaatacattcaaatatataatgattataaaattaattcataattttacattatttttttgTGCTTTTTATTTTAAGACTTGGtttttgattcttcatcttcatcataATCGTTTTTCAAGTTTTTTCAAGAAGCCATGAGtcccttcttctttctccttttcgGCTTCTCCGCCTTCTTTAGTTTAGGGCAATCAGATTTGAAGTGCCTGGTTTCTTTGCAGTTGTAGCAAATCACTTTGCTGAAATTCATTTTCCTTGAGCTGCTTCCTCTGTTTTTCTCCTTTAACTTCACTATTTTCCTGAATTtcttagcaaacaaaacaaaatcatttttagatgagttatcactggattcatcattcAGAGGGTTAGTAACAGATTTGAGGgctattccttttctttttgaatctttttcaaatatgtgTTTTTAAAGGCAAgtaaattttctttcaaatcatcATATGTCATAGAATCAAGACCCCTACTCTCAGATATTACTATTGCCTTAGTttttcactcttttgtgagacttcTCAAAATTCTCCTCACAAGCATAGATTCAGGATATGTgatccccatagcatccaagccattgatgatgatgttgaacctttCAAACAGTTCATCTAtcgattctccttccttcattgagaacattttATATTCTCTATTTAGCATGTATATTATGGTTTTCTTTACTAGGGTGTGCCTTTatgagtgatttgaagtttgtcccatatttcctttgccgttgtgcatcttgatatcCGTCGATATTCCTCGAAACTGAttgcacagttgagcaagttgatagcTTTGGCGTTGAGCTCCACCTTTTTTCTGTCTTCTTCAGTTCAACTGGCTTCACCCTTAAGAGAGACCACACCATCAGCTCCTGTAGTGGTTGGAAATTGAGGACCTTCTAGAATTATCTTCCACTGTAATCTACTGATTGgacaaaaatcttcattctttccttccaataagtgtagttctttccattaaagagtggaggtctgttgcttgactgcccTTTTGTCAGAGTGTAGGCCACCagatttgagccactgttttctgtcatcaggatcttttctccaagctgaaaaacttgatctctttgagacttTGCTCTGATACtaattgatggtaatcagtggctaagagaaggggtgttgaatcttagcccctttttgtaCTTTAATACTTGCTGCCTTTCAAATTAGCTTCAGGAGATTTTTCTGCGTTTTGTCTCATAACCAGACACGAGACATttttttttgtctcgtacccagtcaagagatattttttaattttatctccttagcaacagaaactgaaatagagtagaagagaaagagagaaccaCACCAAGAAGTATCTTGGTTCAGCTgataagtgcaatgcagcctacgtccagtctccatcacaacaatgatggaatttcactataatcaaacagattacaaacgccaattcttccctaggaactacccttcctatccaggACAAGTCCAGAGTctatccccaatcctgaacttgacttggtcacctaccaagctttcaactgctaagtgctaacccaacttgcaagaaaatttctacagaatcatgatacacaactcatagatgtacaaaggacctctaaggcacctatggctttttctttaattttgtacacTCTGTCTTTTTTCACTCACTGACTTTTTTTTACAAACCtcacactgtttgcctttttcaccatgagattcaaacagacaaaactaaagaaaatgcaaaataaaacacattgaaggagaagaacttctgttagcttgggtagcaatgagaactctgtgctttcttCCCTTGTCTCAAGCCTTgactgttcacccttattatagaaggggaagtctccaaggttgaaacggttCAACCGAGccaattttttcttcttcaacaccaaaaaatcagttcggacagagagaagagagagagaaccgAAAGctaaaaccaacatgcaattatctCTCTCTCATCCATTTTcttcaagcttcatcaatctaagccttccatcttgacttggtccccaagaaggaTTTCTGACTCTTGATGAATGCTTGATCTTTGACAACTCTatctgctccacttttgcttcctcctccacgtagctacagtagctaccttctgtgatggatgaacaaaaAGTAGAAACGAGCCATACCAcagggatcttcttctctgaccgaattGGATTGCTACCATTTTTAGGTATGAAGATCTTGAGACTTCTTCACCACATCTTACCTTTAGTGGTAAAGATCTCAATCACGCCATACTGTAGATCTTCTTTTTGCAAGGGCCATCATCACCTTGGCCGCTTGCTTCTTCATAGCTTCTATTTTTCTTCCTCTGATAGCTTGCTTCTACTAGCTTCTTTCCTGTCAGTGAAGTGATCAAAAactagagagagaagaaagagaagaaagagaaaactttg is from Arachis ipaensis cultivar K30076 chromosome B01, Araip1.1, whole genome shotgun sequence and encodes:
- the LOC107623392 gene encoding sodium/hydrogen exchanger 4 isoform X3; its protein translation is MINNLLVNFAHEHKKVVPISLFVAVLCLCLVIGHLLEENRWVNESIVAILLGCIAGSILLLVTKGKSSHILTFDEELFFIYLLPPIIFNAGFQVKKKQFFHNFLTIMMFGVIGVFISTSIITGGSWWLFPKLNFLGLSARDYLGEIVCTLQVLHQDETPLLYSLVFGEGVVNDATSVVLFNAVQKLDVSRLSGRAFRVLGDFLYLFSSSTALGVLTGLLTAYILKGLSFGRHSSVREISLMMLMAYLSYMLAELLELSGILTVFFCGILMSHYAWHNVTEISRITTRHVFATISFIAETFIFLYVGMDALDIEKWRMTKLSSGSLMGIYGCLILLILVGRAAFVFPLSAFANSMMSRRAGSGSSITFKHQIIIWWAGLMRGAVSIALAFKQFTFSGVTSDPVNATMITNTIIVVLFTTLVFGFLTKPLIRYMLPHNNGTRRNTNHEAGGTPGEDLNLPLLSFEESAATNISRAKESLSMFIGSPVYTIHHYWRKFDDAYMRPLFGGPHHNRSRC
- the LOC107623392 gene encoding sodium/hydrogen exchanger 4 isoform X1; this encodes MINNLLVNFAHEHKKVVPISLFVAVLCLCLVIGHLLEENRWVNESIVAILLGCIAGSILLLVTKGKSSHILTFDEELFFIYLLPPIIFNAGFQVKKKQFFHNFLTIMMFGVIGVFISTSIITGGSWWLFPKLNFLGLSARDYLGEIAIGTIFSSTDTVCTLQVLHQDETPLLYSLVFGEGVVNDATSVVLFNAVQKLDVSRLSGRAFRVLGDFLYLFSSSTALGVLTGLLTAYILKGLSFGRHSSVREISLMMLMAYLSYMLAELLELSGILTVFFCGILMSHYAWHNVTEISRITTRHVFATISFIAETFIFLYVGMDALDIEKWRMTKLSSGSLMGIYGCLILLILVGRAAFVFPLSAFANSMMSRRAGSGSSITFKHQIIIWWAGLMRGAVSIALAFKQFTFSGVTSDPVNATMITNTIIVVLFTTLVFGFLTKPLIRYMLPHNNGTRRNTNHEAGGTPGEDLNLPLLSFEESAATNISRAKESLSMFIGSPVYTIHHYWRKFDDAYMRPLFGGPHHNRSRC
- the LOC107623392 gene encoding sodium/hydrogen exchanger 4 isoform X2, which produces MINNLLVNFAHEHKKVVPISLFVAVLCLCLVIGHLLEENRWVNESIVAILLGCIAGSILLLVTKGKSSHILTFDEELFFIYLLPPIIFNAGFQVKKKQFFHNFLTIMMFGVIGVFISTSIITGGSWWLFPKLNFLGLSARDYLAIGTIFSSTDTVCTLQVLHQDETPLLYSLVFGEGVVNDATSVVLFNAVQKLDVSRLSGRAFRVLGDFLYLFSSSTALGVLTGLLTAYILKGLSFGRHSSVREISLMMLMAYLSYMLAELLELSGILTVFFCGILMSHYAWHNVTEISRITTRHVFATISFIAETFIFLYVGMDALDIEKWRMTKLSSGSLMGIYGCLILLILVGRAAFVFPLSAFANSMMSRRAGSGSSITFKHQIIIWWAGLMRGAVSIALAFKQFTFSGVTSDPVNATMITNTIIVVLFTTLVFGFLTKPLIRYMLPHNNGTRRNTNHEAGGTPGEDLNLPLLSFEESAATNISRAKESLSMFIGSPVYTIHHYWRKFDDAYMRPLFGGPHHNRSRC
- the LOC107623392 gene encoding sodium/hydrogen exchanger 4 isoform X4, whose product is MINNLLVNFAHEHKKVVPISLFVAVLCLCLVIGHLLEENRWVNESIVAILLGCIAGSILLLVTKGKSSHILTFDEELFFIYLLPPIIFNAGFQVKKKQFFHNFLTIMMFGVIGVFISTSIITGGSWWLFPKLNFLGLSARDYLVCTLQVLHQDETPLLYSLVFGEGVVNDATSVVLFNAVQKLDVSRLSGRAFRVLGDFLYLFSSSTALGVLTGLLTAYILKGLSFGRHSSVREISLMMLMAYLSYMLAELLELSGILTVFFCGILMSHYAWHNVTEISRITTRHVFATISFIAETFIFLYVGMDALDIEKWRMTKLSSGSLMGIYGCLILLILVGRAAFVFPLSAFANSMMSRRAGSGSSITFKHQIIIWWAGLMRGAVSIALAFKQFTFSGVTSDPVNATMITNTIIVVLFTTLVFGFLTKPLIRYMLPHNNGTRRNTNHEAGGTPGEDLNLPLLSFEESAATNISRAKESLSMFIGSPVYTIHHYWRKFDDAYMRPLFGGPHHNRSRC
- the LOC107623392 gene encoding sodium/hydrogen exchanger 4 isoform X5, which encodes MINNLLVNFAHEHKKVVPISLFVAVLCLCLVIGHLLEENRWVNESIVAILLGCIAGSILLLVTKGKSSHILTFDEELFFIYLLPPIIFNAGFQVKKKQFFHNFLTIMMFGVIGVFISTSIITGAIGTIFSSTDTVCTLQVLHQDETPLLYSLVFGEGVVNDATSVVLFNAVQKLDVSRLSGRAFRVLGDFLYLFSSSTALGVLTGLLTAYILKGLSFGRHSSVREISLMMLMAYLSYMLAELLELSGILTVFFCGILMSHYAWHNVTEISRITTRHVFATISFIAETFIFLYVGMDALDIEKWRMTKLSSGSLMGIYGCLILLILVGRAAFVFPLSAFANSMMSRRAGSGSSITFKHQIIIWWAGLMRGAVSIALAFKQFTFSGVTSDPVNATMITNTIIVVLFTTLVFGFLTKPLIRYMLPHNNGTRRNTNHEAGGTPGEDLNLPLLSFEESAATNISRAKESLSMFIGSPVYTIHHYWRKFDDAYMRPLFGGPHHNRSRC
- the LOC107623392 gene encoding sodium/hydrogen exchanger 4 isoform X6; protein product: MMFGVIGVFISTSIITGGSWWLFPKLNFLGLSARDYLGEIAIGTIFSSTDTVCTLQVLHQDETPLLYSLVFGEGVVNDATSVVLFNAVQKLDVSRLSGRAFRVLGDFLYLFSSSTALGVLTGLLTAYILKGLSFGRHSSVREISLMMLMAYLSYMLAELLELSGILTVFFCGILMSHYAWHNVTEISRITTRHVFATISFIAETFIFLYVGMDALDIEKWRMTKLSSGSLMGIYGCLILLILVGRAAFVFPLSAFANSMMSRRAGSGSSITFKHQIIIWWAGLMRGAVSIALAFKQFTFSGVTSDPVNATMITNTIIVVLFTTLVFGFLTKPLIRYMLPHNNGTRRNTNHEAGGTPGEDLNLPLLSFEESAATNISRAKESLSMFIGSPVYTIHHYWRKFDDAYMRPLFGGPHHNRSRC